GGTTGGACCTTCGGTTCATGACGCGAGTCACATCTGCGGCGTACTTCACGCCGAACAGCTCTTTCCACTGGTACGTGACCTGCTCGTCTTCAAAGTAATCTTCGACTTCGATGCCTTGATGTCCCATGTGCGCCCCGATCAGAGCCATCGCCGCCATCGGGTCGTGCGGAGCGAGCGATTTTACGGCCTCGACGATGAGAGCCATCGAGTACTGGGCCTCGCTTCTAGCGGTATACCCGTCGCCGTAGGCAAGGGCTTGATCGGAGCGAGCAATGGCGTTCCGAGCCCCATCAAGAAGCTGAGTAACGCTGGCGGGGAGTGATTGAAGTTCTGCCATCAGACGCCGTCCTTGTGGTCTCGTGAGGAGCTGTGTCGAGTTGGGTTGAAGTGCTTCGCGTGCCAGAGCATTACGATCAACCCGTTAGTTTCGGGGCACTTAGCGCGAAGACGAAGCACCATGTCGTTGGCAAGAGAGATCGCTTCGCCACGCAACAGCAGAGCACGCTCCTTGAGACCTTGTTCGTTGAGCTGGTACGAGAGTTGGAGAGCATTGGTCGCTCGGTCCAACCCATCCAGATACCAGAGTGGCAGTTTTGGCATTTTAAGAGTCTTCATTTTCAGTTCTCCAGCTCAGCTGACTGAGCTTCACTACATGAACGATTGTGGAGTTCGGATTTCCAAGTTCTCCACTCGGAATTTTTTTGGCACCATCTCAGCTCCATCCACCAACCATCGATACACCTGCGGATTCAAAGGTTTTAGCAAGGAAGCCGTATGAGCAGCCAGCGGGTGCAAGCTTTAGGAGCCGCTCGGCTCTCAGCTTTCCAGTAGTCACGATAAGGAGGTTGAAGTTGTCGAAGCCGTACAGCCGCTTGGTGTGCCCGCCATTCTGAAACTCGTGGTACACGACGAACTTCGACGCGAATTTGCTTGGCGAGACATGGCCCATGTCGCATTCAATGAGGACCGGCCCTTTGGGAGTAATCGCCATTCCGTCTGGTCGGACTTCCAGGGTTTTGCCTGCAACTTCAAAGGTGCGCCAGAGCATGGGTTCGTGCCGCCACTCGGTTGCACCTTTGGAGGTCAGAGCAATGCGAATGTTGGTGACGCTGAGGGCATGCCTGAGGAATCTGGGAGAGGGCTGACGAGTGGCAATGAGCCTTGCTGTCCGGTCACTCAAGACCTCGGGAGCGTTGACGCCGGGAACGTAGAGACTGCCACTAAAGTACGGGGTCTCGATCCGCCGGACAATGCCAAGTTCCCGAAGCACCCGGAGCCTTGTGTTAACTCTGGTGATCGAGCCGAACATTCCTAAAGCTAGGATTTGGTCGCGGCTCAAGACGTGCGAGAGGGCGAGTTCTCTAACAAGATCGGCGTCTCTTGGGGTGATGACCATCAGAACCAGTCCTCTAAGGAGCCGGAATCTTTTGAATCAGTCTTTGGCTTGCTAGGTCGCTTAGCCGGTTCGAGCTTTGCCTGGGCAGCACTCGGTTCAATAGTTACAGGGGACTGATAAGGTGCGTTCTCGTGAGATTCATGAATCTTGGAGAGGAAGAGTCGGCCCTCATGATCAAGCACTCCTCCGTTTCCAATTGGAGTGTTTATCTCAACCCCAACTAAGGGTTTGTTTCCTTTCTTCACCACGCAGGTTCCAACCGGGAGCTTGGTTAGATCAAGTGCCTTGCGGTCTCCGGTGAGGTCAGCGGACATGGTCTGGGCGTCATCCCGCCCGAGCCGGAAAGCCATCTTCAAGCCAACGTTTCCAAGGATAAGCGACCTGAGGCTTGTACCCACTTGGGAGAGTGTCTGGTGGGCGCAAATCACCGAGAACCCGAACCGCCGCCCTTCGGCAATGATCGAGGAGATGTCTTCGCTGGCGAAGTGGGAGAACTCATCCAGCACCAACAGAACAGGGTTTCGTTGGTGCTCGGCCTGACCAACCCTGGAGAACATCGTTTGGGTGAGGCAACCAAGAAACAGTGAGCCAAACATGCGGCCCACGTCAGCGGTTTCGTCCACTGCGAGGGACACAAGCAATATGCTCCCATCCTGATTTAAGTGATCCGTGAGGTTCACAGGTTTGCGGTCGCTCAAGATCGCCCGGAGTTTGCGAGTAGCAAACACCCCGGAGAGCTTGTTCATCACCGGCATGGCGAGAGTGGCTCTCCGGTCGTCGCGCATCTCGTGGAAGCGAGTGAGGAACGCTTTCACATTCTCCGACTCGGTGTGGTCGATGAGCCAGGCACGATACGCATCGTCGTAGAAGGCGGCTTCAAGCTGAGTGAGCGGTTCACCAGCTTCAGCGAGAGCTGTCAGGAAGTACCGAAGCGTCTCTTCAAGCTGTACTCCGAACGACTCTGAGCCTGCCTTGACGGTCGCGGCGACGTTGAGGGCTCGCTTGTGCGCAAGTCCCGCCCCGCCCAAGGGATCGAATCCCATGTGTGGCGACGAGTCGCGTAGGTCAAGGACCTTCACCAGTGAAGGTTCGACCCTCTCAGCGAGCAAACTCAGTACGTCGTTCACCTGATCCCCTCTGGCATCAATGAGAACCAAGGAGTCGCCTCTC
This portion of the Armatimonadota bacterium genome encodes:
- a CDS encoding replication-relaxation family protein, producing the protein MVITPRDADLVRELALSHVLSRDQILALGMFGSITRVNTRLRVLRELGIVRRIETPYFSGSLYVPGVNAPEVLSDRTARLIATRQPSPRFLRHALSVTNIRIALTSKGATEWRHEPMLWRTFEVAGKTLEVRPDGMAITPKGPVLIECDMGHVSPSKFASKFVVYHEFQNGGHTKRLYGFDNFNLLIVTTGKLRAERLLKLAPAGCSYGFLAKTFESAGVSMVGGWS
- a CDS encoding type IV secretion system DNA-binding domain-containing protein; its protein translation is MHESGSNRPEHWIGIEADYQNYADHPATRLYGISRRELAVHGLMLGASGSGKSVALTHLIAGAILRGDSLVLIDARGDQVNDVLSLLAERVEPSLVKVLDLRDSSPHMGFDPLGGAGLAHKRALNVAATVKAGSESFGVQLEETLRYFLTALAEAGEPLTQLEAAFYDDAYRAWLIDHTESENVKAFLTRFHEMRDDRRATLAMPVMNKLSGVFATRKLRAILSDRKPVNLTDHLNQDGSILLVSLAVDETADVGRMFGSLFLGCLTQTMFSRVGQAEHQRNPVLLVLDEFSHFASEDISSIIAEGRRFGFSVICAHQTLSQVGTSLRSLILGNVGLKMAFRLGRDDAQTMSADLTGDRKALDLTKLPVGTCVVKKGNKPLVGVEINTPIGNGGVLDHEGRLFLSKIHESHENAPYQSPVTIEPSAAQAKLEPAKRPSKPKTDSKDSGSLEDWF